TGAGTGTAACGACGGCGCCACGGCAACTTTGGATTTGCGTCCTCAATCAGTCGCTGACTTTTATAAGGAATTGATGGCGGCGTTAAGCGGAGTCGGAATCGACGTTAAGATTTGGACGACGCCCGTCGAAGTTCCGGGACCTTCAACCGCCGTTCGCGAAGCCATTCCGTTCGAGCAGGATCAAACTCACAAGTCTTACGACGCCGAGTACGTGAATCGATTCTGGCACGCGCTGGTTTCCGTGGACGAGGTCTTTAAGGATTTTCGCACGCGCTTTCTCGGCAAAGTCAGTCCCGTGCATTTCTGGTGGGGCAGCTTCGATCACGCCGTCACGCGCTTCTCCGGCCGTCCCGCGCCGCCGCGCGAAGGCGCCGACAAGATCACCGCTGAAGGCTACTCACACGAAAATATCAGCCACGGTTTCTGGCCCGGAGGCAACGGCAACCAGGCCGCGTTCTATGCTTACTGTGCTCCCGAACCCGCAGGCCTCGGCGAAGTGAAAGTGAAACCCGCGGCGGCGTTCTATTCGAAAGAGATGAACGAATTCTTCCTGCCCTACGACGCTGTTCGCCAATCCCCTTCACCGGAAAAAGATTTGATGGACTTTTGTCAGAGCACGTACGAAGCGGCGGCGGATTTGGCGAAGTGGGATCGAAAAGCGTTGGAGAGATAGTGCAGGAAACAACTGCCCAGTTCAAAGCCACGTGCGTCTTCCTTTACATTGCATTCACCCTTCATGAGTTTCTACCATGCCTTTGGCTTGCAGGTCGCGCATCAACCGGACAAAGGCTCTAGAGAAGTGGTCACGTTCTTCCCAATGCGTAAAGTCACCAATATGGCGAGACCGCTGCACGTCAGCTGGCCATCCCGTTTTGATTGCGAAGACCGCATCATCCAACCGTACTGGAAACAATATCGTCTTATCTAGCTCTCTTTCGTTCTGCATCGCTGTTTCAACTTCTTTTTCAACCCAGTGACTGGACACCGAATTCTTAGACAAGACCAGCAGAAGTTTGTCGTAATGTCCAATCGACTCATCAATACGAGTCCGAATGCGGTCGCCAATCCTAAGGTCTTCCGGCGCGAACCAGCATCGGACACCTTGTTTGCGCAGCGCCGAGTGTAGCTTTACTGCAAAATCGTCATCCTTACTTGAGTAACTAATAAAACACGATTGAAAATGTCTACGATCTTGCATCGGCATGGCCAACGGGTCGGCGTTTACTTCAAACCAACCGCGTGCATTCGCAAGCGCATTCGAGGCCAACTGCGCGATTACCTCTATGATTCGCATCTGGTCCTCGGAATACTGTTGCGTACTAGTTGAATACAGCGTAACAGCTCCGAGAAGTCGGTCGTTCTTAAACAGCGGCGTTGCAAGCATCGACCGATAACCTGAGGCATAAGCAGCTTCCTCGGCACGGAAATCGAGTTGTGGATCAATCCGACAAATTGTTCGGCCCTTTTCAAGTACAAAACCGGTAACACCCTCCCCTATGGCGGTGGATCTGCCTTCGAATAATGTTCGATTTTGGCCAACTACCTTAGCAACATCTGCACGCGCCATGAATTCATCGTAGAGATAAACAACACAAGTGTCGAAGGGTAGAATTGAGCCAATTTTTGAGATGAGCCTCGACGTTATGTCATCGACCTGCAAAGACGATCCAAAGGCACGTGCAATTTCGTATAGCGTGTAGGCTTCTCGGTTCGCCTCGCTAATAGCCGTAAAACAAGAAGGGTTCAACGTCGAGGAGTTTTCGTCCTGTGACGCGAGACCGAGCACATACAATTTACTCTGTAAGCCTGAAAGATTGTCGAGAAACAGATCTACAAGACGTGGCTCGAACGCATTTCCAGACATTCTCACTAGAAGTTCACTGGCTTCTTTAGCCGTCATTCTAGCTCGGAACGGCGCGTCTTGCTGGACTGCGTCAAACATATCGGCAACGCTCAAAATCCGAGCTAGCACCGGAATGGCTTCAGCTTTTAATCCTTCGGGGTACCCGAGCCCGTCCCATTGCTCATGATGATATAGAATCGTCGGTAAGACCGGTCCGTAGAAGTCAACTCCCGCTAAAATTTGGTGCGCAATTGTTGTTCGCGTCTTTACTCGTTCGAACTCTGCCACCGTAAGGGCGCCAGGCTTATTAAGTATGTGATCTGGAATTGCTAGTTCTCCGATGTCATGCAATAAGGCTGCCATCGAGAGCGTAGCGATGTCTTTCTGCGAGAGACCACTAAGAACGGCTAGTTCAGTCGCGTATAGTTGCACGCGACGAAGATGTAGATGGGAGCGCGCTCCGACTCGAGCACCGATCGCACTCGCGATCCTTTCAATGACCGACACGTAGGTGGAAGACTTTTCTCGAGGAGAGTTCACGTACCATGCACCAGCTGTTCAAACTATACCCTAACTCTTGACTTCCGAAACAAGCGCGGCACGGTCTCAGGCGGACGCTACGTTCTCAGAACCCCGTCGTGCCCGCCAACAATTGCCTCAGAACGTACGGCAAAATTCCGCCGTGCAGGTAGTAATCGATCTCAATTGGGGTATCGATGCGCAGGATGACTGGAACCTGTTCTTGTGATCCATCGGCGCGATGGATCGTCAGCAGCACGTCCTGACGCGGTCGGACTTCAACGTTTTGCGATCCAGAATCAGAGGCTTCCAGGCCCGAGATATCAAACGTCTCAGTCCCATCGAGATTCAATGTCTGGGCGCTGACGCCCTCTTTGAACTGGCAAGGCAGGACGCCCATGCCGACCAGGTTGCTGCGATGAATGCGTTCGAAGCTTTGTGCGATGACGGCCTTCACTCCCAACAGAAGTGTGCCTTTCGCGGCCCAATCACGTGAAGAGCCGGTGCCGTACTCCTGTCCGGCGATCACGATAAGCGGCTTGCCTTCGCTCTGATACTTCATGGCCGCGTCATAGATGCTCATGCGCTCAGGCTCGGCTTCGGGGTTCTGCCAATAAAGGGTAACGCCGCCTTCCGTCCCCGGCACCATCAGGTTCTTGATGCGTACGTTCGCGAATGTGCCGCGCATCATCACTTCGTGATTGCCGCGTCGCGCGCCGTAGCTATTGAAGTCCTGCACATCAACGCGCTTCTGTTGCAGATAAACGCCGGCGGGCGAAGTCGCTTTGATCGCGCCCGCGGGACTGATGTGATCCGTGGTAACTGAATCGCCAAAGATCGCGAGGGGCCGCGCGCCATGAATGTCTTCCATCTCGCCCACATCGGCGCCGAAACCAGCGAAGAAAGGCGGTTCCTGAATGTAAGTCGAGTGCGTATCCCACTGATAGGTGAGCCCACTCGTCGTCGGAATCGAGTTCCACATCGGATTCTGATCGGCGAAGCTGCTGTACAGACGCCGATAGGTTTCGGGATCCATCGCTTCGCGCAACAGTGCGCCGATTTCTTCGGTTGTCGGCCAGATGTCGCTCAGAAAAACATCTTCGCCATCGTTTCCCTGCCCCAGCGAATCTTTCGACAAATCCTTTTCCACCGTGCCCGCCAGCGCGAACGCGACGACGAGGGGCGGGCTCATCAGAAAATTCGCTTTTAAGCTCTGGTGCACACGCGCTTCGAAATTGCGATTGCCGGAAAGCACGCTGGCCGCGATCAGATCGTGATCGGTGACGATGTCTTCAATCACCGGATCGAGCGGGCCCGAATTGCCGATGCAGGTCGTGCAGCCGTAGCCGACCAGATTGAAGCCAAGCTGATTGAGGTAAGGCTGCAAACCGGTCTTCTCAAGGTAATCGGTCACCACCCGTGAGCCCGGTGCGAGTGAAGTCTTCACCGTGGGCCGAACTTTCAGGCCCTTCTCGACCGCCTTCTTCGCGAGTAGTCCCGCCGCCAGCATTACGCTCGGATTCGAAGTGTTCGTGCACGAAGTGATCGCCGCGATCAAGACGTCGCCGTGGCCGAGATCGACGTGCGCCTTGGGAAACTCTTCCGGCAAGACTTCGTGAACGCGGTCGGGCGTCGGACGGTTGTTGACCATTTCCGTTTCCGTCCAGACGCTCGTGTCTTTGGTGCTGGTGTCTTTCGCGCTCGTTACCCCCGCGACCGGCAGAGGCGTCACCGCCCGCTGTTCGCCACCGCCGGCAACCACTGTGGAGTGCGCTGACGCGCCGATGTCCGCCGCGTAGCGCACGTTGATTTCGCCGTAAGGCTTGCCGTAACCGCCTGACTTCGCATCCTGCTGCAACAGATTGATGAAGCTGTTCTTCAAGTCCGGCAGTGGAATTCGATCCTGCGGCCGCTTCGGACCGGCCACGCTTGGCACGATCGTGTCGAGGTCGAGCTCGAGCAAAGTGCTGTAAGCAATTTCACCTTTGCGCGGCATGCCGAACATGCCCTGGGCTTTGAAGTAATTGCACACCGCGTCCACCTGCGCATCTTCTCGACCGGTCGCTTTCAGATACGCACAGGTCTGTTCGTCAGGCGGAAAGTAGCCCATCGTCGCGCCGTACTCCGGCGACATGTTCGCAATCGTGGCCCGATCGACTACCGATAGCGACGCGGCGCCATCGCCGTGAAACTCAACGAACTTGCCGACAACCTTTGCTTTGCGCAACATCTCAGTCACCGCGAGCACCAGATCAGTTGCCGTCACGCCTTCGCGCAACTGGCCGCTCATGTGCACGCCCACGACGTCCGGCGTCAGAAAGTAGACCGGCTGGCCCAGCATGGCCGCTTCGGCTTCAATGCCGCCGACCCCCCAGCCGACAACGGCGAGACCATTGATCATCGTGGTGTGCGAATCAGTTCCGACGACGCTGTCGGGATAGTAAACGCCGAACTTTTCCCAAACGCATTGGGCGAGATATTCGAGATTCACCTGGTGACAGATGCCGATGCCCGGCGGAATCACGCGAAAACCGTCAAACGCCTGCATGCCCCACTTCAGAAACTGATAGCGCGAGTTGTTCCGCTTGAACTCCACCTCCATGTTTTTGCGGAACGCGTCGCCGGTGCTCGAGTAGTCCACCTGCACCGAATGATCGATGACGAGATCGACCGGCACGAGCGGCTCAATAATCGCGGGATTCTTGTTAAGCCGCGTCACCGCCGAACGCATCGCCGCGAGATCGACCAGCAAAGGGACGCCGGTAAAATCCTGAAGCAACACGCGCGCGACCACGAACGGCACTTCTTCCGTCCGTTCGTCATTCGGTTTCCAATTAGCGATGGCGCGCACGTCTTCTTCGGTGATCTTGTTGCCATCGAAGTTGCGCAGCACGGATTCCAGGACGATGCGAATGCTTACCGGCAGCTTGGAAACCGGACCGACGCCTTCCTTTTCCAGTTGCGGCAATGAATAGAACTGGCCTTTGGTTCCCGAAGTTGGTGCGAATGATTGAAGCGTGTTGAAGAGATTATGCGGCATAGGTTCTCAGAGTTTGCAGAGCGCCCGCTTGTGGCGGACGATTCGTGCGCAATGTGCACGCACAAGGACGAAGAAAAGCGTCAAAGCTTCTCGCGCGAAACGTTTTGTTTGGGTAATTCAAATTCAATTTTAGGAGCGCGATCAGCAATCGTCAAGCACGCGCTTTCTCATTCACACCTCGGTTCAGCGAGGTGTGATCGGCTGACCACATGGTGCTGAACCGTTTTAACGGTTTCATTGAAGCCGTTGAAACGGCTGAGAATAAACAGGCTCCCCAACCACCTCGCTGAAGCGAGGTGTGAATGAAAATTAGTTTTCCCCAAGAGATCTTTAACCCTCTTTGCCGTCCCGTGTGACCATTTGTTATAGTCCGATGAGTTTCAATCCCCCTTAACACTTTAATCATGTGACCGATTCTGAACAGAGAATCGTCCGCAATGTTCTATTGAACGGAGAGTTCATCATGCCGAAGAAAACGCCGGAAGCTTTCGAATACTTGAGCAACGATCCAAACTTCGTACCGGATCCGGAAATCGAAGAATTCATGGAAGAAGAGATTGCGCACGCGCCGAAAGATCCGGAATTGTTGGCGCAACGCCTGCACAACAACACCGCGGCATCGCCCGCGGACACAGGTGGCGACCTGGACGCGGACTGGGAAGATGTAAACAACGCCGGCTCAGAAACCTTTGCCGGCGACAGTCCGACTCCGGATCAATCCCTCGTCGAAGAAAATGCCAAGGCGATCGGCGTTAGTTTTGAAGACAACGAAGAACTCGACTTTCTCGAGAAGATTGAAAAGCGGGATCGCGATCGATACGAACTGGAAGAGCAATCCAAGACACGCGACGATATGATCTAAATCGTACCCATGCCTCCGGCATGCTGCACGCCAGAGGCGTGCGCACCATACGCGACGAAGTGTAATTTCACGCCGCAAGATCTGTCTGACAATATTCAACGAAGCTGCGAAAGCAGCGGATGTATTTAAGCCCAAGGAGCAGCGGATGTATTTAAGCCCAAGGCGAGGCCTTGCGAGCCTTGGGTTGCGAGCGTTAGTAAAATTGAAGGAGCCTCGGAGCGGCGACCTTGAGTTAGGTTATCGGAAGAGCGCTAGCAAGATTTCTCTTCAGAATGGGTCCCTCAACGAGGCTTCGCGTTGGCTCTGACTCGAGACTCAAACTCGGGACTGAGATGTCGCCCGCTTCGCGGGCTCCGCTGGTCTATAACGGGCATGGTTTCCCAAGGCTCGCAAAGCATCGCCTTGGCTTAGCTAAGACCGCTGCTACGCAGCTCGAAGAGTTTTCGCTCACCCCCGGCTTTCTGGGCAAGACTCTCTTGATCAAACCTTCTGCGATGTTTATGCTCCTTCACCATGCGCAACCTGTTTGTTCTTTCCTTCATCATTTTTGGCTTTGCATCGACGGTGGCCGCGCAACCCTGCACGTCCGCGACGCCGGAATGCACGCGTTGGGTGAAGCTCGGCGGCGAATCTCGCTCACTCGTTTACAG
The nucleotide sequence above comes from Pyrinomonadaceae bacterium. Encoded proteins:
- a CDS encoding DUF5996 family protein, whose amino-acid sequence is MNNNTWPELILEEWQDTLATVHMWTQIVGKIRLETTPLVNHWWNVPMYVSARGLTTSPMPLGDRIFEIEFDFIDHKLWIECNDGATATLDLRPQSVADFYKELMAALSGVGIDVKIWTTPVEVPGPSTAVREAIPFEQDQTHKSYDAEYVNRFWHALVSVDEVFKDFRTRFLGKVSPVHFWWGSFDHAVTRFSGRPAPPREGADKITAEGYSHENISHGFWPGGNGNQAAFYAYCAPEPAGLGEVKVKPAAAFYSKEMNEFFLPYDAVRQSPSPEKDLMDFCQSTYEAAADLAKWDRKALER
- a CDS encoding HD domain-containing phosphohydrolase encodes the protein MNSPREKSSTYVSVIERIASAIGARVGARSHLHLRRVQLYATELAVLSGLSQKDIATLSMAALLHDIGELAIPDHILNKPGALTVAEFERVKTRTTIAHQILAGVDFYGPVLPTILYHHEQWDGLGYPEGLKAEAIPVLARILSVADMFDAVQQDAPFRARMTAKEASELLVRMSGNAFEPRLVDLFLDNLSGLQSKLYVLGLASQDENSSTLNPSCFTAISEANREAYTLYEIARAFGSSLQVDDITSRLISKIGSILPFDTCVVYLYDEFMARADVAKVVGQNRTLFEGRSTAIGEGVTGFVLEKGRTICRIDPQLDFRAEEAAYASGYRSMLATPLFKNDRLLGAVTLYSTSTQQYSEDQMRIIEVIAQLASNALANARGWFEVNADPLAMPMQDRRHFQSCFISYSSKDDDFAVKLHSALRKQGVRCWFAPEDLRIGDRIRTRIDESIGHYDKLLLVLSKNSVSSHWVEKEVETAMQNERELDKTILFPVRLDDAVFAIKTGWPADVQRSRHIGDFTHWEERDHFSRAFVRLMRDLQAKGMVETHEG
- a CDS encoding aconitate hydratase, with translation MPHNLFNTLQSFAPTSGTKGQFYSLPQLEKEGVGPVSKLPVSIRIVLESVLRNFDGNKITEEDVRAIANWKPNDERTEEVPFVVARVLLQDFTGVPLLVDLAAMRSAVTRLNKNPAIIEPLVPVDLVIDHSVQVDYSSTGDAFRKNMEVEFKRNNSRYQFLKWGMQAFDGFRVIPPGIGICHQVNLEYLAQCVWEKFGVYYPDSVVGTDSHTTMINGLAVVGWGVGGIEAEAAMLGQPVYFLTPDVVGVHMSGQLREGVTATDLVLAVTEMLRKAKVVGKFVEFHGDGAASLSVVDRATIANMSPEYGATMGYFPPDEQTCAYLKATGREDAQVDAVCNYFKAQGMFGMPRKGEIAYSTLLELDLDTIVPSVAGPKRPQDRIPLPDLKNSFINLLQQDAKSGGYGKPYGEINVRYAADIGASAHSTVVAGGGEQRAVTPLPVAGVTSAKDTSTKDTSVWTETEMVNNRPTPDRVHEVLPEEFPKAHVDLGHGDVLIAAITSCTNTSNPSVMLAAGLLAKKAVEKGLKVRPTVKTSLAPGSRVVTDYLEKTGLQPYLNQLGFNLVGYGCTTCIGNSGPLDPVIEDIVTDHDLIAASVLSGNRNFEARVHQSLKANFLMSPPLVVAFALAGTVEKDLSKDSLGQGNDGEDVFLSDIWPTTEEIGALLREAMDPETYRRLYSSFADQNPMWNSIPTTSGLTYQWDTHSTYIQEPPFFAGFGADVGEMEDIHGARPLAIFGDSVTTDHISPAGAIKATSPAGVYLQQKRVDVQDFNSYGARRGNHEVMMRGTFANVRIKNLMVPGTEGGVTLYWQNPEAEPERMSIYDAAMKYQSEGKPLIVIAGQEYGTGSSRDWAAKGTLLLGVKAVIAQSFERIHRSNLVGMGVLPCQFKEGVSAQTLNLDGTETFDISGLEASDSGSQNVEVRPRQDVLLTIHRADGSQEQVPVILRIDTPIEIDYYLHGGILPYVLRQLLAGTTGF
- a CDS encoding DUF6335 family protein, translated to MPKKTPEAFEYLSNDPNFVPDPEIEEFMEEEIAHAPKDPELLAQRLHNNTAASPADTGGDLDADWEDVNNAGSETFAGDSPTPDQSLVEENAKAIGVSFEDNEELDFLEKIEKRDRDRYELEEQSKTRDDMI